One Microcaecilia unicolor chromosome 4, aMicUni1.1, whole genome shotgun sequence genomic region harbors:
- the LOC115468471 gene encoding glycine-rich cell wall structural protein 2-like encodes MGPDGAMCECRCCVSAGRSTSPEGQGMTTECRCCCAVGPGGKGSGGNGKPGYGAITNGGNGKPGYGAITNGGKGGYGAITNGGGGKSTYGNNGGGGGKGVAGGYGSSAGNGKGAGGAADRCCCCDFSLTSVALKMSKRQE; translated from the exons ATGGGGCCCGACGGCGCCATGTGCGAGTGCCGCTGCTGCGTCAGCGCCGGCCGCTCCACGTCGCCCGAGGGGCAGGGCATGACCACCGAGTGTCGCTGCTGCTGCGCCGTCGGCCCCGGCGGCAAAGGATCCGGCGGCAACGGCAAGCCTGGCTACGGCGCCATCACCAACGGCGGCAACGGCAAGCCGGGCTACGGCGCCATCACCAACGGCGGCAAGGGCGGCTACGGCGCCATCACCAACGGCG GCGGCGGCAAGAGCACCTACggcaacaacggcggcggcggcggcaaggGCGTCGCTGGTGGCTACGGCAGCAGCGCTGGCAACGGCAAGGGCGCAGGGGGCGCGGccgatcgctgctgctgctgcgactTCTCCCTCACCTCGGTGGCGCTGAAGATGagcaagaggcaggagtga